The sequence GAAAGTACAAAGGTGATGAAGCCGTTGTCATCAATCTTCTCCACCCGTGCTCCCAGCACAAGCCCCGCGGTCGCCAGCCCCGGGGTGCACACCACATTTCCGCCCTGGGCGGGAGTTTCCGTCTCGTAGCTGGTCACCACGTTCGTTCCTACCCTCACCACGCCTTCATTGGCCCGGCGCCGCCCAATCGGTGAATCAACACCAAATTCACGGATACCCTGCCGCACTTCATCTGAATTCGTGCCGCTGGACATTTCATTCCCTTCCCTTAGCAAGGAAGGATTCTCCTGCAGGATCAGGGTGGGGCTAGCCAGCAGCTTGGTCGAACCCGAGACGATCTGGGCCCTGACAAAATCAAAGAACGTATCCGCAGGGTAGTTGGTACCAGGGTTGATCCTCCTGGTGCCCGTAAAGGTTGAGGATGAGATAGTGGATGTTTCTACATTGCGTCCGAGGGTGCGGGAGAGCACCCTGTTGACATTTCTCTGCAGAGAGTCGGAGCTGAGATTGGTGGAATTGTTAATCGGCTCCACGATGAACTGCCCGTCCTGCTCAACCAGGCGTGAGCCGGTTTCACTTGACAATGCCCGATTGACATCCCGTAGCTGGCTGTTGGTGAGAGTCCTACCCAGCCCCCGCGTGATGGCAAGACTGTTGGAGGAGTTACGGGTAACGGTTTCCGCCTGTGCGAAGTCGGCCTGCCCGGGAGGCAAGAAACGACCGAAGGCCCCCAGCAGCTGGCCATTATCGTTGACGATGAAGTTATTACCGAATCGGAAAGCGAAGGAATTATCAATCGAGGCTTCATTCTCGAGATTAACATCGAGAATCCTCACATTCAAAGCAACCTGACGTTGCCTGAGGTCCAACTGTCTGAGGTACTGCTCACCGATGGCCACCACGGATGGATCACCCACCATGGTGATCGTGCCGAGGCGCGTATCAGTGGTGGCTCGCAGGCCGATGAGGGGGCCAGTGGTGGCGCCGAAGGCTTCCACGGTTGTGATTGAACTGGCCTGGGTGGTCTGGGCGTTGGGGGCGGAGGAGATCGCATCGGCCTGGGTCACACCCTGGGTGACCGAGGTGGTGACGGTGTTGGTCTTGGTGACCGTGGCTCCCAGGTTGGCCAGATAATCCGCAGCGGCATTCGGGCCCACCTGGTTGAGACGATACACTTTCGACACCTGGGCGCCGAAGCTCTTCGAAAGGGCATTCGGACCCGCCAGGATCATGTTGCCCTCAAGCTTTCCCTGCAGGCCTGCTGCCAGGAGGGTGGTATTCAAGGCGCGGGCATAGGACTCGCCGCGGAAGGCAATCGACAGGGGCCGATTATTCTGATTGGGCGGTGCTCCAGCGGGCGCCGCGGCGACAGAGGGCTCATCGACATAGGCAAAGCCGTAACCCCCCAGACTGGCCAGGGCCATCAGCGCGTCGCGGGCCGGCGCATTCTTGAGGGTCATCGTCACCGGCGGACCAGAGACATTGACGAAGCCGGGGTTGCGCAGGGTCATGGTGCCAACGGCCATGTCACCCAGGGGTGGCGCCACGGCCCTCGGCTGCAGGGGCGGCGCATAGGTGGGCAAGGGCACGGCGCCTGGGCTGGCCAGGTTGAAGCTGTTGACCTGCAACGAGGCCTGGGGCACTGGCGAGGGGAAGGAGAGGATCAGGGAGCGCCCATCGGCACTCACCACAGGCCTGCCCAGGGTGACCCCGGGCATGGGGGTGACGCTGATCGAGAACGAGGTGCCCCCGCCATCAAAGTTGATCGCCTGGAAGCCCACCTCCGGCAACGACAGACGCTGAGGACCCACCATCAAGGCCGCAGGCTCAGCGGTGAACAGCTGGCCCTGCCATCCGGGACCATCCGAATTCTGCTGCAGCTGGGGCGAGATCCCAGTGCCTTCAATCACCAGCTCCACCGTGTCCGGCAGGCGCCGCACCTTGAGCTGAACAGCGCCAGTCAGCTCCTCGGCTGGAGGGATGGTGCCCGCCGATGGCACCCTCGGAGCTGACCCAGCCGCTGTCTGGAGCAGTAGAAGCGTAAGACAGCCAGATGCGAGGATCAATGGCCAGCAGGTTTTTCCAGCGGCAGGCCCTAAACGCGTACCGCGCAGCACCACCATCACCTAAAGCGGGATTGGAAGAGCGTGAGCCTACGCGCGTTCAGGAGGCGAATACAGTCAATTGCTGTACAAAAACGGAGGCCTCCATCCCAGTAAACCGGTAGCAAATGCGGCAGCGACTCGCTTCTCTGTGAGTACGTCAACCTGCCGTGTTGCTCTGCTAGAGCCCTACTCGACCCCGGGCGGCGCCGGCGGAATAGGTGCTGGAGCGCTGGGAGCCGGAGGCGCCTCAGGGGCATCGGCGGCAGCCTCGACAGGCCGGGGCTTCAATCCTCCTTCGGGCACCTTGTAGTAGGTGAGCAGCAGCTTCAGCTCGGGCACGGCCGGAGTTCCGGGTGGGAGGCGGCCCTGCTGATTGGCTCCCGTGGCGGCTGCGGGGTTGACCAAAACCATCCTGAAGTCACTGGGGATGGCCAGCAGGCTGAGCTTCTCGACGGCCCGGAGAAAGCCGAGCAACCGCGGATAGCTTCCCCTGGCGCTGAGCAGCACCTGCTCCGCCGTCAATCCGGCCTGTTCAAGCGGGGTCTGGGACGGTGGAACCTGCTCCCCTTCCGCCTGGCCATCTGGCTGAGCAGCCGCACGGGTCGCCACCGGCTCATAGAGCTCGAGCTGCACGCCGTTGCGGATGGCTTCGCGGTCGATCTGGCTCAGAAAGGTGAGAAACTCGCCGCTGCCCTGAATCAGGGCCAGGATTTTGCGCTGTTGCTGCTCGGCCTTGTCCCTGTCCAGGGCGGTCTGATCGAGCTGGCGGCGGATCAGCGGGATCCTCTGTTCCAGGACCTGGAGCTCGGCAAGCCGTTGGGAGTCCGAACGCAGACGCAGCAACTGGGGCACCAGCAAGCCTGCGCTGAGCACCGAAGCGATCAAGACCCCCACGCCGATCGGAACACCCAGCAGGATGCGCTGGCGCAGGATCTGCTCCTCATGGGACTGGGAAGACTGGAGATTGGTCATGGCAGCAGTCCCTCCTTCTGGAGCAGGTCGAGGCGGCGGGAAAGGCCCTCGGCGCCCAGGTCTTCGAGGACGACCTTTTCAGCCGCCGCAGGGATCGGCTCGCGAAATGCAAAGCGAAGTTCGAACTCCACGGCAGGCGACACCCTGTTGTTGTTGGTCGCCGTCCGGTCACGGGCGGCCTTGATCAGGGTCACCCCCTTGTCGGCGTCGACCAGGGGCGAACGTTCGAGCACAAGCTGGAGGGCATTGATCCGAACGAAGGCTTCCGGATCGTTGGCCAGTCCTTTGAGCAGCATCTGCTGCTGGTCGTTCTGCTGGAGGGCGTCGGTGAGCTGAATCCCCTGCGGCACCCTCTGTTGCAGATCCCGCATCAGGGCTGAGGAGGAGCGGGTTCCGATCAATCCGTTGACCAGAGCCGTGTTGCTCTGCTCCAGGGTCCGGAGGCCTTGGGCGCTGGCGGTGAACTTGCCCTGGAGCTGCTGCTCCTCTGCCTCCGCCCTGGCGAGCCGATCGATCTCCGCCTCCACGAACAGGCCACGCAGCACCGCCAGACCGGTGAGACCAAGCAACAAGCCGATGAGGCCAGTACCGATCGCCGCGCCCTTGAGCATGGTCTGGCGATCGGACTGGCTGGCCAGCGCCGGTTGCTGAAGGCCCAGCTCCTCGCGCTTCTCGCGCAACAGATCGAAGGGGGCGCTGCTCATCGGGCCAACGCCACCTGAGCCAATCCTGCCAGCGCCAGGGTGCCGAAACCGCGCCGATCAACAAGTTCCAGCTCCAGGCCAGTCTCCTGCTCCACCGCTGCGGCGGCACTCAGCTCGTCGCTCACCAGCAGCCGGTCATGGGTGATGCCGAACTGATCACGGCAGAACTGCAGACAGCGTTGCAGGGCAGGCACCAGCTGGGTGGCCTCCAGGGGAAGCCGCCGCTGGAAGTGGGGGGCCCCGTCCACCCAAACGTCGAGCAGGCATTCGCTGCTGGTGGGCTGCAGCACGCCAAGCAGATCGCCTGGGGCCATCGCGTCAAGCTCTTCACGCAGGGCCAGCATCTGGCAGGCCTGGGAGGGCAGCAGGTGGCGCAGGCTTGAGCCGGCGATGGCGAACAGGTCGATCCAGGCTTCCACCGTGGTCCGCGGCGCCGCGACCACCACCGCCCTTCCCTCCCGACCGGGCACTGGTTGCACATCGATGCGGGCCGCGCCCAAGGGATAAGGGAGCTTCAGATCGGGATTGAGCTCGCGCAGAGCTTCGATGGGGTCCTCAGGGCTGACGCCGCCGGGCCAGCTGATCAGGCGCCACTCACAGGCCTGGCGGGGCAGAGCCACCACCAGAGTCGCATTGGGAGCCTTCTGCTCCAACAACAGGTCTCCGACAAAATCCCCAAAGGCATCGGCAGCAATCGGCATGCCATCGCGCAGGGTGCGGGCCGGAACCGGTGCACTCCAGTTCTGTGCCTGAGGCTTGCCGTTGCGCAACCCCTGACCCACCAGCAACTGCGGATCGGTGAAGTCCAGCAGCACAATCCTGGGCAACAGCTCAGCCCGCAGTTGCCGCCAGCGCTCCTTGATCCCGACGAGCACCACGTCAGGGAGCCCATGAACGTTTCAGAAATTAACCCATCCTTGCTCAATTGGATCTAACCAATCAGCCAACTCTCCACGGCAGGCCGGCCCCCACCGCCTGGCCCAGATGGGCCAGGCGGTGACACCCGAGCTGCCGACTGAGGCCCTCCAGAATCCTGGGCACCAGAGCTGGGCCCCCATAGATCCAGCCGGTGTAGAGCTGAATCAGGGAGGCGCCGGCGGAGATCCGTTCCCAGGCGGCCTCTGGGGAGTCGATCCCTCCCACACCGATCAACGGCAGGGCAGGCCCCGCCGTGGCCCTGAGCCGGCGCAGCACTTCCAGGGCACGCCGTCGCAACGGAGCGCCGCTG is a genomic window of Cyanobium sp. NS01 containing:
- a CDS encoding type II secretion system protein GspD; translation: MVVLRGTRLGPAAGKTCWPLILASGCLTLLLLQTAAGSAPRVPSAGTIPPAEELTGAVQLKVRRLPDTVELVIEGTGISPQLQQNSDGPGWQGQLFTAEPAALMVGPQRLSLPEVGFQAINFDGGGTSFSISVTPMPGVTLGRPVVSADGRSLILSFPSPVPQASLQVNSFNLASPGAVPLPTYAPPLQPRAVAPPLGDMAVGTMTLRNPGFVNVSGPPVTMTLKNAPARDALMALASLGGYGFAYVDEPSVAAAPAGAPPNQNNRPLSIAFRGESYARALNTTLLAAGLQGKLEGNMILAGPNALSKSFGAQVSKVYRLNQVGPNAAADYLANLGATVTKTNTVTTSVTQGVTQADAISSAPNAQTTQASSITTVEAFGATTGPLIGLRATTDTRLGTITMVGDPSVVAIGEQYLRQLDLRQRQVALNVRILDVNLENEASIDNSFAFRFGNNFIVNDNGQLLGAFGRFLPPGQADFAQAETVTRNSSNSLAITRGLGRTLTNSQLRDVNRALSSETGSRLVEQDGQFIVEPINNSTNLSSDSLQRNVNRVLSRTLGRNVETSTISSSTFTGTRRINPGTNYPADTFFDFVRAQIVSGSTKLLASPTLILQENPSLLREGNEMSSGTNSDEVRQGIREFGVDSPIGRRRANEGVVRVGTNVVTSYETETPAQGGNVVCTPGLATAGLVLGARVEKIDDNGFITFVLSPSVSAVTDREPAPAGCGSDLNILSIRSLDTGALRVRDGQTLILTGVISDFDRSVVSKWPILGDIPLIGQFFRSTGNQKEKRELVIMVTPRIINDETGGTFGYGYQPGTRQGREFLGNGDF
- a CDS encoding PilN domain-containing protein, which gives rise to MSSAPFDLLREKREELGLQQPALASQSDRQTMLKGAAIGTGLIGLLLGLTGLAVLRGLFVEAEIDRLARAEAEEQQLQGKFTASAQGLRTLEQSNTALVNGLIGTRSSSALMRDLQQRVPQGIQLTDALQQNDQQQMLLKGLANDPEAFVRINALQLVLERSPLVDADKGVTLIKAARDRTATNNNRVSPAVEFELRFAFREPIPAAAEKVVLEDLGAEGLSRRLDLLQKEGLLP